A window of the Lagenorhynchus albirostris chromosome 1, mLagAlb1.1, whole genome shotgun sequence genome harbors these coding sequences:
- the PSMB11 gene encoding proteasome subunit beta type-11, whose protein sequence is MALQDVCKWQAPDTQEASPHLPQAGGWAVPQGWDPQTFLQIHGPRLAHGTTTLAFRFRHGVIAAADTRSSCGDYVACPASRKVIPVHQHLLGTTSGTSADCATWYRVLQRELRLRALREGQLPSVAGAARLLSVMMSRYRGLDLCVATALCGWDRSGPALFYVYSDGTCLQGDIFSVGSGSPYAYGVLDGGYHYDMSTQEAYALARRAVAHATHRDAYSGGSVDLFHVRESGWEYVSRNDAWVLYSELRKLPGPGPEQEREEEAIPDRAGEGGEPSVAPAPGDSRMPAEAL, encoded by the coding sequence ATGGCTCTGCAGGATGTGTGCAAGTGGCAGGCCCCCGACACCCAAGAAGCCTCACCTCACCTGCCTCAGGCTGGTGGCTGGGCTGTGCCCCAGGGCTGGGACCCTCAAACCTTCCTGCAAATCCATGGCCCCAGGCTGGCCCATGGTACCACGACCCTGGCTTTCCGCTTCCGTCATGGAGTCATCGCTGCGGCTGACACGCGGTCCTCCTGTGGTGACTACGTGGCCTGTCCAGCCTCACGCAAGGTCATCCCTGTGCATCAGCACCTCCTGGGCACCACCTCTGGCACCTCGGCCGACTGCGCCACATGGTACCGGGTGCTACAGCGGGAGCTGCGGCTGCGGGCACTGAGGGAGGGTCAGCTGCCCAGCGTGGCCGGCGCCGCCAGACTCTTATCAGTCATGATGTCGCGCTATCGGGGGCTGGATCTGTGCGTGGCCACTGCCCTGTGCGGCTGGGACCGTTCCGGCCCTGCCCTCTTCTACGTCTACAGCGACGGCACCTGCCTGCAGGGGGACATCTTCTCAGTGGGCTCTGGATCTCCCTATGCCTATGGTGTGCTAGATGGCGGCTACCACTATGACATGAGCACCCAGGAAGCCTATGCCCTGGCCCGCCGTGCTGTGGCCCATGCCACCCACCGTGATGCCTACTCGGGGGGCTCCGTGGACCTCTTCCACGTGCGGGAGAGTGGATGGGAATATGTGTCCCGCAACGATGCCTGGGTGCTGTACTCGGAACTGCGGAAGCTCCCAGGGCCGGGGCCAGAGCAGGAACGGGAGGAGGAGGCCATCCCGGACAGAGCCGGTGAAGGCGGAGAACCGTCTGTGGCACCAGCCCCGGGGGACTCGAGGATGCCCGCAGAGGCGCTGTGA